In Ferrimicrobium acidiphilum DSM 19497, the DNA window CACCATCGCCACACACAAGGCCATGATCGAAAACAGGAACACCGGTGTTGTCAGCCTCCTGAAGGTATCCGTCTATCCACACCATAGTCATGGCAACAACCTCCCGCAGTTATCCTAGTAGTATGCTCGATCAGACTCTTGAAGCCCTCGTCCATGGCCAGAACTTTGCCACCCTCACGACACTAACTCCGCAAGGAGTTCCACAGTCATCGGTAATGTGGATCGATTGTGACCACGAACACCTGCTCATTAACACCGAGGTCGCTCGAGCCAAATTTCGTAACATCTCGCATAATCCCGTCGTCACTGTTCTCGTTTGGGATCGCGATAACCCTTATCGTTACGTGGAGGTACGCGGCATCGTTCACGACACCATCACTGGCGATCTAGCTAATGAACACCTCGAACAACTGGCGAGAAAGTACACCGGCGGGGCCTTTGCTGGCACCATCGAATCTTCACGTGTCATCCTCAAGATTAAGCCGACACGGACGAGAGCCGTCGACTAGTGAAAGTCATTCCCGGCGTGCGTCACTACTGCCCTCTGCCATCGTTCGAAAACGCTAAACCCTTTACGGATCACTAGGATACGCAGCCATGAGCGCCCGAATCCACCAGGACGATAGGCGTCGCCTGCGGGATCTGATCGTGGTCGGTTGGTCTCACGCGGGACAGCATGCATACGTAGCGTCACTAGGAATTGCGATTCCCTACGTTATCGTAAGCTTCCACACGAACTACGCGATGGTAGGCATACTTCTCTCGATTGCAGCGATTGCAGGTAGCGCCTTGCAGGTACTTGCGCTAGTCGTCAGGAAGACTTCAGCGCGTCTCCTGTTCACGATTCAAAACATCGGCTCTACCATCGGTGCCGTCGCTGCGGCCCTAGCTCCAGGCATCTACATATTCATGGCCGGCCGACTCATCCAATCTGGTGCAGGTTGGCCACAACACCCCGTTGGAGGCTCCTATCTAGCTAATAGATACCCGAAAACACGTGGCACCACACTCAGCTGGCATGTCACGGCAGGCAACATTGGAACCCTTCTCGCTCCACTACTCATGCCCTCGATCATCGCAACGTATGGTTGGAGGGCGGCGTTCTGGACGCTCTCAGCTCTACTGGTGACCACTACCGTGGCCGTGGCGGTGTGGCTCCCGTCTCCTTGGCGTGGGCTAACCTCGACCAATGACTCAGCCGACCAGGAGGGCATCGGGTTTTGGAGTCGACTTCGCGCACTCATCCGCCAACGACCGGTCTTCGCGCTGCTAGTTGCTGGATCTGTCGCCGCTGGTGGACAAGGGATTGGAATTGTTGGGGTGTATACCCCCGGGTATCTGCATACATCTCTTCATCTTTCGGCAATTAGCCTGACTGTGATTTTGACTCTGCTTTACGCTGGCGCCGTTGTTGGGCCAATTCTGATGGGTTCGCTCGCTGATCGACGAAGTCATCGTGGCGTGTTGATCACGAATTACGGTTTGGGTGCCCTTGCACTGTTGCTGTTTGTCTTCTCCGGTAAGGATATACTCAGCCTCTCCCTCTTCGGCATCGCCATCGGGATCTTCTCGTACTCAGAGCTATCACTTCGTCAGACGGTGTTCTCCGACTATCTACCACCTGGTATGTCCCGGGCTGGGTTCGGCGTCTTCTTTACAGCCTCACAATCGATTGGTGCACTCTGGATCGCCATCATCGGCATCACGGTCGCAGACGGTGGGTTCAGAGATGCCTTTATCCTGATGGCAATAACCTTCCTCGCTGCGGCCTTGATAGTCCTCTGGGGGACGCACAAGCGACCCGCCACTAGAGATAACTCCTGACTGTAGCAACTTTATATTCCCAAACGTTGTGATGAATCCTACCTGGCTCGTCGACAGACATACTCCAACTCAAGGTTTCGTCCGATGAAAGAAGCGAGAGTATCCACCTTGATCATCAACCTCATCTGCTTGAGCAGTGATCGCAGCTGCTCAATGAGGGCATACTTCCATGATAGACAAATAGTGCTAACAAGAGCTATGACCTGCACATCTGCAGGTCATACTTTGCAGCCCCAACGGGATTCGAACCCGTGTCTCCACCTTGAGAGGGTGGTGTCCTAGGCCTCTAGACGATGGGGCCTCTAGGAGACTCGATCCACTCTAATGGCTCAAGACCACGAAGTCGCCACTTCTGATCACCATCTAGCGCCAGTACCGAGGACGCGCAATATATCGTCCCCGGTACTGCTCATGACACTAGGGTCATGACACTACGGCCGTTGTGTAGGTAGATCCGCGTTGGTGAACTCGGGATCGCGGTAATATCGACGCCAGATGAGACGATATAGCGGGATTTTCTCTGGAATCCTACGAAGACCAGGGATTACTGGAACAAAGAGCAGGGCGAGACTCAACACGGTCATAATGGCCAGCACCTCTACGTCTACATTGTCAGAGTTTGACATCGGTGGGACCTGATACCACATGGTGTAGAGCCACATCCATGGCTGCCCCGGCCAGGATCCTGTCTCATTCATCACACCCCACTGGTTGCCCTCTAGATGGTCAGCGCTAACAATTTGGTTCCAATAGCTCTTGGGTTGCGCAACTACCGAGTCCCCAATGAACATCACCGGGTTTGTGTAGTTCGTGGTATAGAAACTCGACTGGGTGAGGAGCTGTGCGTCGAGAGCACCTGATTGCGCCATAGCTAGGAGGTGGGTCATCAACTCAGGAACGGGCCCCGCTGAGGGCATGTGTGCGATCACAGCTGAGCTACTGAGAGACAGCCTGTTCATACGAGTCTGATAGTTGCTGACCCAGCGAGCCTCGGTTGCCTTCGATGCGTGTTCATAGGTCGCAATTGCCGCCGTCAGCGTCGGAAAGCCAGGCAAGGTAGATAGTGGGTTCAGCACAAAGTCCTTCGCAGTGTTGATCGGGTACTTGACGCCAAAGAACTTCTGAAGCGACACCGGACCAAGCGACTGCAGCGATCCGGTT includes these proteins:
- a CDS encoding TIGR03618 family F420-dependent PPOX class oxidoreductase, translated to MLDQTLEALVHGQNFATLTTLTPQGVPQSSVMWIDCDHEHLLINTEVARAKFRNISHNPVVTVLVWDRDNPYRYVEVRGIVHDTITGDLANEHLEQLARKYTGGAFAGTIESSRVILKIKPTRTRAVD
- a CDS encoding MFS transporter translates to MSARIHQDDRRRLRDLIVVGWSHAGQHAYVASLGIAIPYVIVSFHTNYAMVGILLSIAAIAGSALQVLALVVRKTSARLLFTIQNIGSTIGAVAAALAPGIYIFMAGRLIQSGAGWPQHPVGGSYLANRYPKTRGTTLSWHVTAGNIGTLLAPLLMPSIIATYGWRAAFWTLSALLVTTTVAVAVWLPSPWRGLTSTNDSADQEGIGFWSRLRALIRQRPVFALLVAGSVAAGGQGIGIVGVYTPGYLHTSLHLSAISLTVILTLLYAGAVVGPILMGSLADRRSHRGVLITNYGLGALALLLFVFSGKDILSLSLFGIAIGIFSYSELSLRQTVFSDYLPPGMSRAGFGVFFTASQSIGALWIAIIGITVADGGFRDAFILMAITFLAAALIVLWGTHKRPATRDNS